The Alosa sapidissima isolate fAloSap1 chromosome 16, fAloSap1.pri, whole genome shotgun sequence genome has a segment encoding these proteins:
- the timm23b gene encoding mitochondrial import inner membrane translocase subunit Tim23, producing MDDNTSSSGESKSGLTGLLRGTTPGYSNTDLAGVPLTGMSPLSPYLNVDPRYLLQDTDEFILPTGANKTRGRFELAFFTIGSCCISGAVFGALNGLCMGLAETKDMSWSKPRNVQILNLVTRQGATWANTLGSVALLYSVFGVVIEKARGAEDDVNTVVAGTMTGVLYKSPGGIRTAVRGGLVGLALTGGYALYNNWHHLKGSSSHSRY from the exons ATGGACGACAACACATCATCATCAGGAGAGTCCAAAAGCGGTCTCACCGGACTTCTCCGGGGGACCACACCTGGGTACTCCAACACGGATCTAGCTGGTGTTCCAT TGACTGGCATGAGTCCCCTGTCGCCATACCTGAACGTAGATCCAAGATACCTTTTACAG GACACTGACGAGTTCATTCTGCCCACGGGTGCCAACAAGACGAGAGGGCGCTTTGAGCTGGCCTTCTTCACCATCGGGAGCTGCTGCATCTCAG gtgCTGTGTTTGGAGCACTTAACGGGCTCTGTATGGGGTTGGCGGAGACCAAAGACATGTCATGGTCCAAGCCACGGAACGTGCA gaTCCTGAACCTGGTGACCCGCCAGGGGGCCACCTGGGCCAACACACTGGGCTCTGTGG ccTTGTTGTACAGTGTATTTGGAGTGGTCATTGAGAAAGCCAGAGGAGCTGAGGATGATGTCAACACTGTGGTTGCCGGGACGATGACAGGTGTGCTCTACAAATCACCAG GTGGCATAAGGACTGCGGTACGTGGGGGGCTGGTGGGTCTGGCTCTGACGGGGGGCTACGCGCTCTACAACAACTGGCACCACCTGAAGGGCAGCAGCTCCCACAGCCGCTACTGA
- the LOC121685270 gene encoding zinc finger protein 501, which yields MEDAETELTSSEPEALGADFITVELDTQPIEYVVKWAEVGSKFTISCVKKDSEEGFVPGELKPEPDESFFAHYESVYPECIVEESVEVPPPDEEEMLEDGHSDSDDPTEPGVSQLGHDDDVDDEVMPPPRWRGGGGRTGTRAPKGSGSHACHVCGKCYSHSSSLSRHVQTHGRGGAKAIIAAATAAAAAAAANQHKEEYGKAGEGKKTLACNVCGVRCNGKRLLAIHKKSHKAKRLHTCNLCGKHFNHSSSLSRHRLIHKGKARPGTTSAGTKAPRGAAMVLPELSMALPSMGKPKKKRGGGRVKGGMAVNVGGEKQYQCTQCDKVFRNSTQLSKHQVAHVRQLLNSYTQDSKDPLAKSSDLKIRLKLCSRDKPNYYTLCKKNKRSKAAARARLAAATAAAAAAQAQSRSPDPERPYECLHCDKRFSSTGSLARHENSHAGEKQYTCSICRKSFVRLSNLKQHQQTHASGKLYNCLHCGKTFVHSSSFSRHKKVHSADRAASQGGKQRQRSRPVIDETAPLESDSE from the coding sequence ATGGAGGACGCAGAGACGGAGCTGACGTCATCGGAGCCCGAGGCCCTGGGCGCGGACTTCATCACCGTGGAGCTGGACACACAGCCCATCGAGTACGTGGTCAAGTGGGCCGAGGTGGGCTCCAAGTTCACCATCTCGTGCGTGAAGAAGGACTCCGAGGAGGGCTTTGTGCCCGGCGAGCTGAAACCCGAGCCGGACGAGAGCTTCTTCGCCCACTACGAGTCCGTCTACCCAGAATGCATCGTGGAGGAGAGTGTGGAGGTGCCGCCGCCAGACGAGGAGGAGATGCTGGAGGACGGCCACAGCGACTCGGACGACCCGACCGAGCCCGGGGTCAGCCAGCTGGGCCACGATGACGACGTGGACGACGAGGTGATGCCGCCCCCccggtggagaggaggagggggcaggaccGGCACGCGCGCCCCCAAGGGCAGCGGCTCTCACGCCTGCCACGTCTGCGGCAAATGCTACAGCCACTCGTCCAGCCTGTCCCGCCACGTCCAGACGCACGGCCGGGGCGGAGCCAAGGCCATCATCGCCGCGGCAACCGCCGCTGCCGCAGCCGCTGCAGCCAATCAGCACAAAGAGGAGTACGGCAAGGCCGGCGAGGGCAAGAAGACGCTGGCGTGCAACGTGTGCGGCGTCCGCTGCAACGGCAAGCGCCTGCTGGCCATCCACAAGAAGAGCCACAAGGCCAAGCGGCTGCACACATGCAATCTGTGCGGGAAGCACTTCAACCACAGCTCCAGCCTGTCGCGCCACCGCCTCATCCACAAGGGCAAGGCCCGGCCCGGCACGACCAGCGCGGGCACCAAGGCCCCCCGTGGAGCCGCCATGGTGCTGCCCGAGCTCAGCATGGCGCTGCCCAGCATGGGCAAGCCCAAGAAGAAGCGCGGGGGTGGGCGGGTCAAAGGTGGCATGGCGGTCAATGTGGGCGGTGAGAAGCAGTACCAGTGCACGCAGTGCGACAAGGTCTTCAGGAACTCCACGCAGCTCTCCAAACACCAGGTGGCGCACGTGAGGCAGCTGCTCAACTCCTACACGCAGGACAGCAAAGACCCGCTGGCCAAGTCGTCCGACCTGAAGATCCGCCTCAAGCTGTGCTCGCGGGACAAGCCCAACTACTACACGCTCTGCAAGAAAAACAAGCGCTCCAAGGCGGCGGCCCGTGCCCGACTTGCAGCCGCGACAGCGGCGGCGGCAGCTGCCCAGGCCCAGTCTCGCAGCCCTGACCCCGAGCGCCCGTACGAGTGTCTCCACTGCGACAAGCGCTTCAGCAGCACGGGCAGCCTCGCCCGCCACGAAAACAGCCACGCCGGCGAGAAGCAGTACACGTGCAGCATCTGCCGCAAGAGCTTCGTGCGTCTGTCCAACCTCAAGCAGCACCAGCAGACGCACGCGTCCGGCAAGCTCTACAACTGCCTGCACTGCGGCAAGACCTTCGTCCACTCCTCCAGCTTCTCGCGGCACAAGAAGGTGCACTCGGCCGACCGCGCCGCCTCGCAGGGGGGCAAGCAGCGCCAGAGGAGCCGCCCCGTCATCGACGAGACTGCGCCCCTGGAGTCAGACTCTGAGTGA